In a genomic window of Myxococcales bacterium:
- a CDS encoding phospholipase D family protein yields the protein MPARPVALELIGGRGHYQRVIAAVLAAETSVWIATANLKELMIEDHRAAPGRRRQLGRASYRSIMAALAELAAKGVELRVLHADRPSRPFVAGRAQHPGLAAGLALRQCPRVHWKIVVVDGALLYLGSANWTGAGLGARGSGRRNFELGVVTDDGPLLDQVQGLYEHVWTGGECADCKLRALCPRPLDLVRPAPAPVAPSPKSAPPAPPRPSPKSAPPASSSSPRSSPKRAQTATRRSRPARGRG from the coding sequence ATGCCGGCGCGGCCGGTCGCGCTCGAGCTGATCGGCGGGCGCGGGCACTACCAGCGGGTGATCGCGGCGGTGCTGGCCGCCGAGACCAGCGTGTGGATCGCCACCGCGAACCTGAAGGAGCTGATGATCGAGGATCACCGCGCGGCGCCCGGGCGGCGTCGGCAGCTCGGGCGCGCCAGCTATCGGTCGATCATGGCGGCGCTGGCCGAGCTCGCGGCCAAGGGCGTCGAGCTGCGCGTGCTCCACGCCGATCGCCCGTCGCGGCCGTTCGTCGCCGGCCGCGCCCAGCACCCCGGGCTCGCCGCCGGGCTCGCGCTGCGCCAGTGCCCGCGCGTCCACTGGAAGATCGTCGTCGTCGACGGCGCGCTCCTGTACCTGGGCTCGGCCAACTGGACCGGCGCCGGCCTGGGCGCGCGCGGCAGCGGCCGGCGCAACTTCGAGCTGGGCGTGGTCACCGACGACGGGCCGCTGCTCGACCAGGTGCAGGGGCTGTACGAGCACGTCTGGACCGGCGGCGAGTGCGCGGACTGCAAGCTGCGCGCGCTGTGCCCGAGGCCGCTCGACCTCGTGCGGCCCGCGCCGGCGCCGGTCGCGCCATCGCCGAAATCCGCGCCGCCGGCGCCGCCGCGGCCGTCGCCGAAGTCCGCGCCGCCAGCGTCGTCGTCGTCGCCGCGGTCGTCACCGAAACGCGCGCAGACCGCGACCAGGCGGTCGCGGCCGGCGCGGGGACGAGGCTGA
- a CDS encoding MBL fold metallo-hydrolase: MEPPFAPADQLVVLPSHLPAPGLGLLPVQAFLLRGDAPVLIDAGLAVEQDAFLDALDCLIDLHDLRALVITHDDADHTGALAPLLDRAPHAVVVTSQPGAGKLSASHRVPPDRLRVATPGRRLDIGARAFRVLPAPLYDSPGTLMLLDEHAGWLFSSDAFGAFLPRTAEDSDELDPRAVLDGMSWFGRARAPWVAHEDAARWRDRIEATRAVDPSWLFASHLPPTRGALLEQLWARAAALPREGEVMITGADVRIEARPAGAAAVSRG; this comes from the coding sequence ATGGAACCGCCGTTCGCGCCCGCCGATCAGCTGGTCGTCCTCCCGTCCCACCTCCCGGCGCCCGGCCTGGGCCTGCTCCCGGTCCAGGCGTTCCTGCTCCGCGGGGACGCGCCGGTCCTCATCGACGCCGGCCTGGCCGTCGAGCAGGACGCCTTCCTCGACGCCCTCGACTGCCTGATCGATCTCCACGACCTGCGCGCGCTGGTGATCACCCACGACGACGCCGACCACACCGGCGCCCTCGCGCCGCTGCTGGACCGCGCACCCCACGCGGTCGTCGTCACGTCGCAGCCCGGCGCCGGCAAGCTGAGCGCGAGCCATCGCGTGCCGCCGGACCGCCTGCGGGTCGCCACGCCGGGCCGGCGCCTCGACATCGGCGCGCGCGCCTTCCGCGTCCTGCCCGCGCCGCTCTACGACAGCCCCGGGACCTTGATGCTCCTCGACGAGCACGCCGGCTGGCTGTTCTCGTCCGACGCGTTCGGCGCGTTCCTGCCCCGCACCGCCGAGGACAGCGACGAGCTCGACCCGCGCGCCGTGCTCGACGGCATGTCTTGGTTCGGCCGCGCGCGCGCACCCTGGGTCGCCCACGAGGACGCCGCGCGCTGGCGCGATCGGATCGAGGCGACGCGCGCCGTCGACCCGAGCTGGCTGTTCGCGAGCCACCTGCCACCGACACGGGGCGCGCTCCTCGAGCAGCTCTGGGCGCGGGCCGCGGCGCTCCCGCGCGAGGGCGAGGTGATGATCACGGGCGCGGACGTGCGGATCGAGGCCCGGCCGGCGGGCGCGGCGGCGGTCAGCCGCGGCTGA
- a CDS encoding Hsp20/alpha crystallin family protein, whose protein sequence is MALVRRESNPPVRYRDPFAMARDMFAWDLFGDQRPAVNFAPSFEVKETPETYVVKADMPGVKEDNLDVSLHNGILAISGTREAEERKEGETYFLYERQYGAFSRSFSLPDTADAERVEAKLDGGVLTVTIGKRPEAKPKKIALRK, encoded by the coding sequence ATGGCACTCGTCCGTCGTGAATCCAATCCCCCCGTCCGTTACCGTGACCCCTTCGCCATGGCCCGCGACATGTTCGCATGGGATCTGTTCGGCGATCAGCGCCCGGCCGTCAACTTCGCGCCGAGCTTCGAGGTGAAGGAGACGCCCGAGACCTACGTGGTCAAGGCCGACATGCCCGGCGTCAAGGAGGACAACCTCGACGTGTCGCTGCACAACGGCATCCTGGCCATCTCCGGCACCCGCGAGGCCGAGGAGCGCAAGGAGGGCGAGACCTACTTCCTGTACGAGCGTCAGTACGGCGCGTTCTCGCGCAGCTTCTCGCTGCCGGACACCGCCGACGCCGAGCGGGTCGAGGCCAAGCTCGACGGCGGCGTCCTGACCGTGACGATCGGCAAGCGCCCCGAGGCCAAGCCCAAGAAGATCGCGCTGCGCAAGTAG
- a CDS encoding ATP-binding protein, producing MSKWVGETEKQLAQIFDAAEAGHALLLFDEADALFGQRTSDVKGANDRYANLEVNFLLQRIERFGGVVILTTNLDTAIDKALKRRLAAHIVFPHPDDDERTLLWRRLLATDEAPLGADLDYAALAEAYPKMSGANIRNAALAAAFMAAGDGRGVIDQDTVIKAGRGEYLSMGQVLASTRR from the coding sequence GTGAGCAAGTGGGTCGGCGAGACCGAGAAGCAGCTCGCGCAGATCTTCGACGCGGCCGAGGCCGGGCACGCGCTGCTCCTGTTCGACGAGGCCGACGCGCTGTTCGGCCAGCGCACCTCCGACGTCAAGGGCGCCAACGATCGCTACGCCAACCTCGAGGTCAACTTCCTCTTGCAGCGCATCGAGCGGTTCGGCGGCGTGGTCATCCTCACGACCAACCTCGACACCGCGATCGACAAGGCGCTCAAGCGCCGGCTCGCGGCCCACATCGTGTTCCCGCACCCCGACGACGACGAGCGCACGCTCCTGTGGCGCCGCCTGCTCGCGACCGACGAGGCGCCGCTGGGCGCCGATCTCGACTACGCGGCGCTGGCCGAGGCCTACCCCAAGATGAGCGGCGCCAACATCCGCAACGCGGCGCTGGCCGCGGCGTTCATGGCCGCTGGCGACGGGCGCGGCGTGATCGATCAGGACACCGTGATCAAGGCCGGGCGCGGCGAGTACCTGTCGATGGGGCAGGTGCTGGCGAGCACCCGCCGGTAG
- a CDS encoding PaaI family thioesterase, whose product MPRMTADEIYALLAATFPQAKGFCEITAIRDDELDCVVRYREAFLRPGGTLSGPTLMTLADTAMYFLVLAMSGPQPLAVTSSLTINFLRKPPPADLHATARMLKLGKRLAVGEVHLRGGDPAVVVAQASVTYALPA is encoded by the coding sequence ATGCCGCGCATGACCGCCGACGAGATCTACGCGCTCCTGGCCGCGACGTTCCCGCAGGCCAAGGGCTTCTGCGAGATCACGGCGATCCGCGACGACGAGCTCGACTGCGTCGTGCGCTACCGGGAGGCGTTCTTGCGCCCGGGCGGCACGCTGTCGGGCCCGACGCTGATGACCCTGGCCGACACCGCGATGTACTTCCTGGTGCTGGCGATGTCCGGCCCGCAGCCGCTGGCCGTGACCTCGAGCCTGACGATCAACTTCTTGCGCAAGCCGCCGCCGGCGGACCTGCACGCGACCGCGCGCATGCTCAAGCTCGGCAAGCGCCTCGCGGTCGGCGAGGTCCACCTGCGCGGCGGCGACCCCGCGGTGGTCGTGGCCCAGGCCTCGGTCACCTACGCGCTGCCTGCGTAA
- a CDS encoding phosphatase PAP2 family protein, which translates to MRTLAILAICVAVAVPGRARADECPVNGLDCLAVSQFSATADATSDAFFLTALALPIGLELGRGLDDDVLRRGAAYTSAVGATALTALAVKYAVRRDRPYTYNRHPGVVEYTAQARGNDHSFFSGHTSLAFAAVTSGALLYNPTSHDATARLGIWGGAGAIAATTGVLRIRAGQHFPTDVLVGAVIGTGFGLGLTYALAPERDLRGSDLGALAVGVAVGALAGALVPLPRDVRLPLGARDLAVVPTVAPGAAGLSLSASLR; encoded by the coding sequence GTGCGCACCCTCGCCATCCTCGCCATCTGCGTCGCGGTCGCCGTGCCCGGGCGCGCGCGCGCCGACGAGTGCCCAGTCAACGGCCTCGACTGCCTGGCGGTGTCGCAGTTCTCGGCCACCGCCGACGCCACCAGCGACGCGTTCTTCCTGACCGCGCTCGCGCTGCCGATCGGCCTCGAGCTCGGGCGCGGCCTCGACGACGACGTGCTCCGTCGCGGCGCCGCGTACACCAGCGCGGTCGGCGCGACCGCGCTGACCGCGCTGGCGGTGAAGTACGCGGTCCGGCGCGATCGGCCGTACACGTACAACCGCCACCCCGGCGTGGTCGAGTACACCGCCCAGGCCCGCGGCAACGATCACTCATTCTTCTCGGGCCACACCAGCCTGGCGTTCGCCGCGGTGACCTCGGGCGCGCTGCTCTACAACCCGACCAGCCACGACGCCACCGCGCGGCTCGGCATCTGGGGCGGCGCCGGCGCGATCGCCGCGACCACCGGGGTGCTGCGCATCCGCGCCGGCCAGCACTTCCCGACCGACGTCCTCGTCGGCGCGGTGATCGGCACCGGCTTCGGCCTCGGCCTGACCTACGCGCTCGCGCCCGAGCGCGACCTGCGCGGCTCGGATCTGGGCGCGCTCGCCGTCGGCGTCGCCGTCGGCGCGCTCGCCGGCGCGCTGGTGCCGCTGCCGCGCGACGTGCGCCTGCCGCTGGGCGCGCGCGACCTCGCGGTCGTGCCGACGGTCGCGCCCGGCGCCGCTGGCCTGTCGCTGTCGGCGTCGCTGCGCTGA
- a CDS encoding RluA family pseudouridine synthase, giving the protein MPVPAPWTVPAAAAGATLAAVVRDASGEPWSVVKKWIATGKVLVGGAAVLAIDARMRGGEAIEVRLAAPRPRDPLREGDLVHDDAHVVVIDKPPGISSVPYDERETGTAMDLIRAAWRRMGRQATETPLHVVHRIDKATSGLLMFAKSKRAELGLAAQLRDHSCERAYACVAHGVVRTQTIESWLVTDRGDGLRGSTSHARQGKRAVTHVTAGEALRGATVCEVRLETGKTHQIRIHLSEAGHPLVGEEVYGRDFENRGGALLAAPRLMLHAATLGFVHPVTGARLRFERPPPAGMRDWIAARR; this is encoded by the coding sequence ATGCCGGTGCCCGCCCCCTGGACCGTGCCCGCGGCCGCGGCCGGGGCGACGCTGGCGGCGGTCGTGCGCGACGCCAGCGGCGAGCCGTGGTCGGTGGTGAAGAAGTGGATCGCCACGGGCAAGGTGCTGGTCGGCGGCGCGGCGGTGCTGGCGATCGACGCGCGCATGCGCGGCGGCGAGGCGATCGAGGTGCGGCTGGCGGCGCCGCGCCCGCGCGATCCGCTGCGCGAGGGCGACCTGGTCCACGACGACGCCCACGTCGTCGTGATCGACAAGCCGCCGGGCATCTCGTCGGTGCCCTACGACGAGCGCGAGACCGGCACCGCGATGGACCTGATCCGCGCGGCCTGGCGGCGCATGGGCCGGCAGGCGACCGAGACGCCGCTGCACGTCGTCCACCGCATCGACAAGGCGACCTCGGGGCTCTTGATGTTCGCCAAGAGCAAGCGCGCCGAGCTGGGGCTGGCGGCGCAGCTGCGCGATCACTCGTGCGAGCGCGCGTACGCGTGCGTGGCCCACGGCGTCGTGCGCACCCAGACGATCGAGTCGTGGCTGGTCACCGATCGCGGCGACGGCCTCCGCGGCTCGACCTCGCACGCGCGCCAGGGCAAGCGCGCGGTCACCCACGTCACCGCCGGCGAGGCCCTGCGCGGCGCGACCGTGTGCGAGGTCCGGCTCGAGACCGGCAAGACCCACCAGATCCGCATCCACCTGAGCGAGGCCGGCCATCCGCTGGTCGGCGAGGAGGTCTACGGCCGCGACTTCGAGAACCGCGGCGGCGCGCTGCTCGCGGCGCCGCGCCTGATGCTGCACGCGGCCACGCTCGGCTTCGTGCACCCGGTCACCGGCGCGCGCCTGCGGTTCGAGCGGCCGCCGCCGGCCGGCATGCGCGACTGGATCGCCGCGCGGCGCTGA
- a CDS encoding helix-turn-helix transcriptional regulator, producing the protein MGTTDSHWRRAHHRVERAARELTSADALTEQVGAVLADAVDADAHVFLRLDPLTALWLGASGAGYDPAACQHFTANVFLKSPLADYAASARDDVTVVRVPRGGIPAEDPYARYYFGDLGYEEDLHATFAAGGQSFGHLTLARRSGAFAAGAVRLVERAVPIVTQALRRLLAKETLESVPGDGVGLLFVDAGGGVAAANALGDELLARSVAADPHRTRDALSALVEIARRELVRATGAPMPRVVYVERGTHQRYRLVAERMRSRPDDPPQILIMAEPIRALDSVELLRTAGLSEREAEVSLLLLRGFKSVEGAASLGMSEHTFLAHVKAVYRKLGVGSRGELAALLLAGV; encoded by the coding sequence ATGGGCACCACGGACAGTCACTGGCGCCGGGCGCACCACCGCGTGGAGCGCGCCGCCCGCGAGCTCACGAGCGCCGACGCGCTCACCGAGCAGGTCGGGGCGGTCCTCGCCGACGCGGTCGACGCCGACGCGCACGTGTTCTTGCGGCTCGATCCGCTGACGGCGCTGTGGCTCGGCGCCAGCGGCGCTGGATACGACCCGGCCGCGTGTCAGCACTTCACCGCCAACGTGTTCCTCAAGAGCCCGCTGGCGGACTACGCGGCGTCGGCCCGTGACGACGTTACGGTCGTGCGCGTCCCGCGCGGCGGGATCCCGGCCGAGGATCCGTACGCGCGCTACTACTTCGGTGATCTCGGCTACGAGGAGGACCTGCACGCGACGTTCGCGGCGGGCGGGCAGAGCTTCGGTCACCTCACGCTCGCGCGACGGTCGGGTGCGTTCGCGGCGGGCGCGGTGCGCCTGGTCGAGCGCGCCGTGCCGATCGTCACGCAGGCCCTGCGCCGGCTCCTCGCCAAGGAGACCCTCGAGTCGGTCCCCGGCGACGGCGTCGGGCTGCTGTTCGTCGACGCCGGTGGCGGCGTCGCCGCGGCCAACGCGCTGGGCGACGAGCTCCTGGCCCGCAGCGTCGCCGCCGATCCGCACCGGACGCGCGACGCGCTGTCCGCCCTGGTCGAGATCGCGCGGCGTGAGCTGGTGCGCGCGACCGGCGCGCCCATGCCGCGCGTCGTCTACGTCGAGCGCGGCACGCACCAGCGCTACCGCCTGGTGGCCGAGCGGATGCGCAGCCGCCCGGACGATCCGCCGCAGATCCTCATCATGGCCGAGCCGATCCGCGCCCTCGACAGCGTCGAGCTGCTGCGCACCGCCGGCCTGTCCGAGCGCGAGGCCGAGGTCTCGCTGCTGCTGCTGCGCGGCTTCAAGAGCGTCGAGGGCGCGGCGTCGCTCGGCATGTCCGAGCACACGTTCCTCGCGCACGTCAAGGCCGTCTATCGGAAGCTCGGCGTCGGCTCGCGCGGCGAGCTCGCCGCGCTGCTGCTCGCCGGGGTCTAG
- a CDS encoding serine/threonine protein kinase, which yields MTVADAPSTALRAGSRVDRFEIVRLVGAGGMGAVYEARDPDLARAVALKLIHEPDAHRSMRFLREAQALAQLQHPNVVAVYDIGADGDRVFIAMELVDGESLDQRAARRGWREVVTLFVQVGRGLAAAHAKDLVHRDVKPSNIFLGADGRARIGDFGLARLGEARDGGGAAPPELPSAMATTVDDRGDDGDPSAAVTPVGGLLGSTLTGVGAYIGTPRYMAPEQHARRSATARSDQFSFCVAMWESLFGEHPFEQDAAGWAEPVIADRRRPRPRGAPAWLVRALDRGLAHDPDARHSSMTALCDLLERTPVRRRRALVGVVGAVALGGAALVLWQVADRPAARVPCERAGDAALALWTPAQQERLRAGFAPVRPFGGDTATRTVAAVDGWTGRWRGARIDTCRATHERGEQSAEVFDRRMACLDRELSLASAVLERLSGGGPRAAAGALAAIDGLPAPEACNAARLQAATPIPDDPRVAGIRRELDAMHAASAAGDLPEARRRVAAARALADALGHPGLRAEVLLAVARYTSGQDPKAAQAAREEALAQASLAGDRDLEATATLRLLDAASQRADPKAIEVLLPIARAAVARDGVPPSVRLDFDEDEARALARLGRYDDALGACARLAVVEPPPQPRATQCRCVAAVDSGRNEGEAPCRAALAAAEDAYGPSHPTTVSRMITLATALKRLGKLDEAIALDARALPIEEAASGPDSEDVAKLLGHAINRLIAAGRLEEAAVAATRALAIYRRLDDPDRPSRLQGQAEQNLADVLVRSDQLDEGLAHADRAMQIFEVTVPADHPDLIKMYANYGNINMAAERWPVVERAMTRCAEIALAVHGENHPLRALCLLGVAQVQLAQGHAADAVASARGALEVITALKLNPANLAAAHGVLGRALGESGDRAGARQHLDLAIAIYKQLGPGGADGLDQARLQRQRF from the coding sequence ATGACCGTCGCCGACGCACCCTCCACCGCGTTGCGCGCCGGCAGCCGCGTCGATCGCTTCGAGATCGTGCGGCTCGTCGGCGCTGGCGGCATGGGCGCGGTGTACGAGGCCCGCGATCCCGATCTGGCGCGCGCGGTGGCGCTCAAGCTGATCCACGAGCCCGACGCCCACCGGTCGATGCGCTTCCTGCGCGAGGCCCAGGCCCTGGCCCAGCTCCAGCACCCCAACGTCGTCGCGGTCTACGACATCGGGGCCGACGGCGACCGCGTCTTCATCGCGATGGAGCTGGTCGACGGCGAGAGCCTCGACCAGCGCGCGGCGCGGCGTGGGTGGCGCGAGGTGGTCACGCTGTTCGTGCAGGTCGGGCGCGGCCTGGCCGCCGCCCACGCCAAGGACCTGGTGCACCGCGACGTGAAGCCGTCGAACATCTTCCTCGGCGCCGACGGCCGCGCCCGGATCGGCGACTTCGGGCTGGCCCGGCTCGGCGAGGCGCGCGACGGCGGCGGCGCGGCGCCCCCGGAGCTGCCGAGCGCGATGGCGACCACGGTCGACGATCGCGGGGATGACGGCGATCCGAGCGCGGCGGTGACGCCCGTCGGAGGCCTGCTCGGGTCCACGCTCACCGGCGTCGGGGCCTACATCGGTACACCGCGCTACATGGCTCCCGAGCAGCACGCGCGCCGATCGGCCACCGCCCGGAGCGATCAGTTCTCGTTCTGCGTCGCGATGTGGGAGTCGCTGTTCGGCGAGCACCCGTTCGAGCAGGACGCGGCGGGCTGGGCTGAGCCGGTGATCGCCGACCGCCGCCGACCGCGGCCCCGCGGCGCGCCGGCCTGGCTGGTGCGCGCGCTCGATCGCGGCCTCGCGCACGATCCCGACGCGCGCCACTCCTCGATGACCGCGCTGTGCGACCTGCTCGAGCGGACCCCGGTCCGGCGGCGACGCGCGCTCGTCGGCGTCGTCGGCGCGGTGGCGCTCGGCGGCGCCGCCCTGGTGCTGTGGCAGGTCGCGGACCGTCCGGCGGCGCGGGTCCCGTGCGAGCGCGCTGGCGACGCCGCGCTGGCGCTGTGGACGCCAGCGCAGCAGGAGCGGCTGCGCGCCGGCTTCGCGCCGGTGAGGCCGTTTGGCGGCGACACCGCGACGCGCACCGTGGCCGCCGTCGACGGGTGGACGGGGCGCTGGCGCGGCGCGCGCATCGACACCTGCCGCGCCACGCACGAGCGCGGCGAGCAGTCGGCGGAGGTGTTCGATCGGCGCATGGCCTGCCTCGATCGCGAGCTGTCGCTGGCCAGCGCCGTGCTCGAGCGGCTGAGCGGCGGCGGCCCGCGCGCGGCGGCCGGCGCGCTGGCCGCCATCGACGGCCTGCCCGCGCCCGAGGCTTGCAACGCCGCCCGCCTCCAGGCCGCCACGCCGATCCCCGACGATCCGCGGGTCGCGGGGATCCGGCGCGAGCTCGACGCGATGCACGCGGCCAGCGCCGCCGGCGATCTGCCCGAGGCGCGCCGTCGCGTCGCCGCCGCCCGCGCGCTCGCCGACGCGCTCGGCCACCCCGGCCTGCGCGCCGAGGTGCTGCTCGCGGTCGCGCGCTACACCAGCGGCCAGGATCCGAAGGCGGCCCAGGCGGCGCGCGAGGAGGCGCTGGCCCAGGCCTCGCTCGCCGGCGATCGCGATCTCGAGGCGACCGCGACCTTGCGCCTGCTCGACGCCGCGTCGCAGCGCGCCGACCCCAAGGCGATCGAGGTCCTGCTGCCGATCGCGCGCGCGGCGGTGGCGCGCGACGGCGTCCCGCCGTCGGTCCGCCTCGACTTCGACGAGGACGAGGCCCGCGCGCTGGCGCGCCTCGGGCGCTACGACGACGCGCTCGGCGCCTGTGCGCGGCTGGCCGTCGTCGAGCCGCCGCCGCAGCCCCGGGCGACCCAGTGCCGCTGCGTCGCCGCGGTCGACAGCGGGCGCAACGAGGGCGAGGCGCCGTGTCGCGCCGCGCTGGCCGCCGCCGAGGACGCCTACGGTCCCAGTCACCCGACGACGGTGTCCCGGATGATCACGCTGGCCACCGCGCTCAAGCGGCTGGGCAAGCTCGACGAGGCGATCGCGCTCGACGCGCGCGCGCTGCCGATCGAGGAGGCGGCCTCCGGCCCCGACTCCGAGGACGTGGCCAAGCTGCTCGGGCACGCGATCAACCGGTTGATCGCCGCCGGGCGCCTCGAGGAGGCCGCGGTCGCCGCCACGCGCGCGCTCGCCATCTACCGCCGCCTCGACGATCCCGATCGGCCGTCGCGCCTGCAGGGCCAGGCCGAGCAGAACCTGGCCGACGTGCTGGTGCGCAGCGACCAGCTCGACGAGGGCCTCGCCCACGCCGATCGCGCGATGCAGATCTTCGAGGTCACCGTCCCTGCCGATCACCCCGATCTCATCAAGATGTACGCCAACTACGGCAACATCAACATGGCCGCCGAGCGCTGGCCCGTCGTCGAGCGCGCGATGACCCGCTGCGCCGAGATCGCGCTCGCGGTCCACGGCGAGAATCACCCGCTGCGCGCGCTGTGCCTGCTCGGCGTGGCGCAGGTCCAGCTGGCGCAGGGCCACGCCGCCGACGCGGTCGCCAGCGCGCGCGGGGCGCTCGAGGTGATCACCGCGCTCAAGCTCAACCCGGCCAACCTCGCCGCGGCCCACGGCGTGCTCGGCCGCGCCCTCGGCGAGAGCGGCGACCGCGCCGGCGCGCGCCAGCACCTCGACCTGGCCATCGCGATCTACAAGCAGCTCGGCCCCGGCGGCGCGGACGGCCTCGACCAGGCCCGGCTGCAGCGCCAGCGCTTCTGA